The DNA window CCTCTACTTTGGAATTTGTCATTTCACCATTGATCTATATGCTACTTTACTTTCAATCTCTAGCTGTTTTgacttcattatttttttcctgATAAGGAATATGTTGTGATTATTAACATTCAGTTTTGAGTAGATGCTCTGTTTCATCTTCTTAATTCTTTCTATTTAATAATGCGAAAGAAGTACAGTTTTGGGTCAGATAAGAACAATGTTGGACCGTTAAGAGCAAAGTGCTGAGATAGCTTTGTCATTGGCTGGAGTGGGGAACAATATTGGAATGTTAATTACATTAGTCCTTAAAAATAGAGGTGAACAATATTGAACATGATGAAACATTTGAATGCGTTGAATGAGAAATGTAGTAGTGAATAGCTcctaaaattttcaattcctTTGTTTTCTGTTCATTTTCTGCAGTCATCCAGAATATCCATGTAGGGACTAAGCATACACTCTAGTGCATATATTATTCTTATATGTTGCTTCTTCTCACTTGTTTGGAATGGATTTGTAACTATTTTGATTGACTAATTGCTAGGACATGGAGTCTATTGTAGAGACCATGATGCAGCAGCTTCTTTCAAAGGAAATTCTTCATGAACCTATGAGAGAAATTGGAGAAAGATATCCAAAATGGTTGGAAGACAATAAAGCCAAGTTAAGCAGTGAAGAATATGAACGTTACAGGCACCAGTATGAACATATCAGAGATCTAAACGAAGTCTATGAAACTGAGCCAAGCAACTTTAACAAAATTGTTGAGCTTATGCAGAAAATGCAAGAATGTGGCCAACCACCAAACGATATAGTGCAGGAACTTGCTCCGGACTTTGATATATCAACTCTTGGACAACTGTAAGTGCTCCAGCATCTTCagaatttcattcaaattaagTTGTCTGGGTGTTGATTTATTGGTGGTAGTTAAATGCTGGAATCATGCCCTTTTTCCTTGTTTTACCTGGAGATTGTAGGCATTCAAGCTTTTGGCCTATACATATTTGCCTAAAGATGATGGACTCAAAGCATGCAAGTATCTTTTGTAATCTATATTTAGATCTAAGCGTAGATCATGTGTGTTAACTGTATTACCTTATGATAGGATCCTATCAAAGCCTGAAAGTTCCACCTCTTGGCTCAAACTTTTTGACTAAATGAACCACTCCTACAAAACTCAAATGCAGTCTGATCAAGATATCCTTTTTTCTTGTGATACTGTTAATACCGCTTTATGTGAGGTAACTCTTAGATTAAACCACCATAAGATTTCTGTTAATCTTGATGCTGAAGGGTGGAGATATTAAGTCTTAGTccctttgtctcaatttatgtggcacactttttttttagtctgtCCCAAAAAGAACGTCACCTTTTTATAATGAGAAACAACTCAACTTTAATATTCCCCAATTACCCTTAATAAAACAAGTGTTAGCCACACAAATGTCTAAGGTTTGTTTTATACCACAAATTTCGGAAGtctttttttcttgaactttgtgcttaAGTCAAAGGGTACCACGTAAATTACGACAGAAGGAGTACTATTTACTGGGAAAACCTATTGAGGCAAGTTAATGAAACAATACAGATGAGGAAAACCGTATTTTGGTGGTTTGACAACGGTTGCAATTTACAGCTAGGATGTTAATGGACGTACTTGTTAATACCTTCAGCTTCAACAGTAAAAAGTTCATGTGAAATATGAAATCGTGCAGATTTTATAAGGATTCTTTTGCTCATTTGCTTTAACCTTAACAGCAAGCATGTACACTTCTCAGCCACCCTTTCTCTTCCCTCTCCTATAGAGAGCTACGTTATAatgttcaaaattttctttggaCTGTATCCCATGTGACAACTCTCCCAGCTTCAAAAGCGAAAACAGCTGCCTAAAGAACCTTGTGCTACATTGTAAAGGAAGAACAAAATTGATGGCATATGTTAGAAGATTGGGAGAATTCCTCAGTCTGTCCACCATTGTTCTGATGATTTCTGAATCTTTGGTGCAAACACACACATGTTTCTTGGAAATGAGCCCTCTTCTTCATTTGAAGACGTTTTTGTTTTCATGTCTTATCACTGCATCTGCATGAAAATGCAACCCCTCTTAACTGTTTTGATGTTTAGCAGTATCTTTAATTGTGAATGAGCAGTTTTTCTTCTTATGGTTTACAGATCACCGGAGATGCTCGAGTCCCAACAGAACTGCTGTATTATGTGAAGATACACTGGGGACTATCCTGATGTCCACCTTGCTCCTTAAGTTGGTTCTTTTACCATTGTAAACAATATACATAGAACACAGGTTATTTTTTGTATGGAATTTGATTGTGGTTCTCATCTTTCTAATAAGCATTGACGtgcattcttttctttctttttggtgtTCATATATTGCATACCTTTCCATACATAAAATGCTTCAAAATTCTCGAGATGTTGGACAAAGCATTGACAATTCTTTATGTGTAtgaataaggaaaataaataatctCATACTTTGTTCTTTACTTATTTCACCAGGACTTAATATTTACACTGTTAGCATACATAACGTAAATCCATGAATAAATTTTGAAGAACCTATTCCACATACATTTTAGTAACAGAAAAAATCAAGTGAGAAGCAATCTTTTTCGTGGAGTAGCATTCAAGAGACCAGAGATAGTCCATGTACAACACAAAACATCCTCCCAATTCTAAACCCACTCACAGAATTCCATTCTAATTAAGAGCACAGACTGAAGCAACTAGCTAGGATAGCACAAGCAGACTCCAAAGTCTCCTAAGCAAAACGTTTGGAGATGTTTCTGAAGCATTAGTTCTCCTGTTGATTCCTTTAACTTTTTTACTTTCAATACAGTTTGTTAGAACCAGCAGGTGCTGTAGATTCACTTATCTTGGGCAAGAATCCTTCCCTCTCAAGTGAAACATGAAGAGAACACTTGATTTTAACCAATGCCATCCATAATGCTGGAGAAGCACAGAAGGCGTATGTAAATACAGCCATTGCTCTTACAACACCGTCGTTGTACCAAGGGTAGGCCATCACCAAAAGGGCCCCAAGGATCCCAACCCATGGGACTAAAACAGGTAGCATCGGCAAAAGAAATGCATTCACTGTTATACAGGATAGTGAAAAAGAGCCGAGTAAGTAGAGACTCCAGCCAACTAGTGGATGAACTGTACAAGGAATCACGAAGAAAGGAACTGTGTAGGCAGCAAGAATGGACCATATAGCAATCAATTTAAGGCCAGTTCGTAGTAAGAAGGCACTCTTGCTATCTTCATGGCGATAGCACAACTTTGATAAATTTGGGCGTGCTAGGCGTGTCACTGCAATTATTCCTAGGTAAAATATAGATTGGATCAACACTGCTATCATCTCAGCACCATACCTGCCAAATACCAAACAGGTAAATTGCTATTGTCAGCATAAGAAGTCTCAGGTTATAACTAAAAACCTGCAGTTTCTGAGTGCACTTCAGGAAGAAATTAACGTGTTCAGTAACAGGAATGAAAGAAGTAATCAATATCATGGTATTTTCTAAAAACGTTGGGGTTGCATAAAATACTGCAGTTAGATAGAAGACAGAAATGTTCAGCGAAAAGAAGAAACAGGAGTTCTCTTTCAGTTCATTTTGTTAACTGATTGGCAACAACAATCTCCAGAGGAGTAAGATGATCAATCAAAGAAACCTTTCAGGTATATGTCACACAAAGTAAAAGGGGTTCTAAACATTACACAAAGCAAAAAAAGGTTCTAATCTTACCCAACAGTTAGACGTCGCTGTTCATGCCACTGGATGCCCAAGGGTAAGACAGGCCATGACCACCAATACCATGGTTTTAACCATGGAGCACCAGGAAATGTAATGACACTATTAGGTCCACAAGGTACCGACCAATGGAGTTTGAGATCTAAAGAATCAAAAGTAGACAATCATTATAACTTGTTGTGAAATATGATGAACTTTGTTCAGTTAACATGCTCAGAGCCTCAAACTTACAATAATAAGAGGCGTCCATTTGGTATCCTAGAGGAAGCCTGTAACTTCCCTGGAGCTGGGTACCATTAAGAGGAGGGTGGAACATTGGCCGATCAAGTAAATCTGGGAAGTGGCCTCCAATAAAACCTTGGTCTGCACCGTCTTGGTTTTCCCTCCCAATCTCTATCTCATGAATCATGTCATTGAACACCTTTTTTGATGGCTGCAATTTAGCTTTTGTAAGTAAAATGTAGATTTCGAAATTTAATCCCATATCTCTAGTGAGACAAGAGGAGTAGCTAACATTAGCAAATTAATCTGTCAGGAAAAGAATACT is part of the Solanum stenotomum isolate F172 chromosome 8, ASM1918654v1, whole genome shotgun sequence genome and encodes:
- the LOC125872693 gene encoding putative glucuronosyltransferase PGSIP8, which gives rise to MIGRVGLLLVLLIATTVTIGAETTTLKGVNRNAYATMMYMGTPRDYEFYVATRVMLRSLTRLGVEADLVVIASLDVPLRWVQTLEQEDGAKVVRVKNLNNPYCINPNWRFKLTLNKLYAWSLVNYDRVVMLDADNLFLQKTDELFQCGQFCAVFINPCIFHTGLFVLQPSKKVFNDMIHEIEIGRENQDGADQGFIGGHFPDLLDRPMFHPPLNGTQLQGSYRLPLGYQMDASYYYLKLHWSVPCGPNSVITFPGAPWLKPWYWWSWPVLPLGIQWHEQRRLTVGYGAEMIAVLIQSIFYLGIIAVTRLARPNLSKLCYRHEDSKSAFLLRTGLKLIAIWSILAAYTVPFFVIPCTVHPLVGWSLYLLGSFSLSCITVNAFLLPMLPVLVPWVGILGALLVMAYPWYNDGVVRAMAVFTYAFCASPALWMALVKIKCSLHVSLEREGFLPKISESTAPAGSNKLY